From a single Toxoplasma gondii ME49 chromosome II, whole genome shotgun sequence genomic region:
- a CDS encoding hypothetical protein (encoded by transcript TGME49_297340), translated as MECLPPVRAELISVNESQRWSGGSADPRNSTESQEIFSTEDAKSISDASLWTDILSVSIPEDLCKSSSVPEEEMDSEGRVTGNSPKQRLLTGSSGLTAAVTKPAPGSPSEMIVGDETIQTADCEPGHDTSHAASRMEAKAGCRPRERALQSTACLSNAMSGVSRNREAKLSGVVRTGKGVGGSGRGRLSLGAVGRQLLLDRIRTRYHTNAVYYSALLRDKYNSTISKLPFFTVSLLHQLADDFEIDTSALLNQNVENAGAPGGYVRSACKSRGVDRTRRTSVPVAASAAIRETESSDQERAARRKTTRVKRKSGRNLQQTKGTCLAGLRGCSVAEMDQGLERFAGMSGSTGNATSGLCTPTARNRSTEDAFEATASGVEMLGRKVFNSSRDTDSISAWLLSTTSTSKESQTASSEEGGELCRSAVCTPGTGSTESVPSSPLRSNSGANCASTADIGLGKSSEAEIDCGEKQPEERRAFSRICLEQNSSVNANRASWPALIEDVESVCKGVVSSVSGTATNRKGAGTSAVFPSNGQCLKRSCRPDIEAIEALLDTARRGEPSVSLESFKSRLLRAGLSLPGSEHASKKSKILQATASESTTIPSSPTTSTTAAVELLTAAELWSTTHARARLMERKGIINKELSAAAGFGGGASTTRGISRAGIVSGLAYGKGNCWTGEDDGDDDTPSDERCRMLAALSRHGGDPELQSVRFPSLASAFPAAAATGLRDSDVNEHVRRTIGHSGSNAGGCVGVTSFRVRPRRTTYSQFSTNHALCWQAIDPRMRDASDVLAVTVGDIASFLRTQRMRRCGGRSAVLGGTSSGRLQGKRRHGKFEDFSSMLQSQRDLMPLRERGNEVTEDLGNQDVSGKVFLYQPPFERYQQNNRSAAVLKDVPGDRVESANGRAGRETKCFEKKLDLADSRDDAKSTRPWRSNGPSWQAVSVGIRAFLDAELLSRKDCDSVGVLLADTRVRTRCSGDRAGRSEPSRQLAGIVEPLSRADRKGVVAENSDLKNVSPCSETTWVSQRVRGGHAHVEGGSMVPQRVEPVAECGRERDSSVYQSGGSEGGATVTVYPGEDGNVSSPGDRLWAPAVEATCGEHIPDNADVKSIVDGSTDRAECSSSVVFMKLDHDSNDETSAGSPVPESAAGNNDDGVGALIRESPTEASGDGEMQKAGEDDGNSNGVCVKDVDIAS; from the exons ATGGAGTGCCTCCCTCCAGTTCGTGCCGAACTAATATCTGTGAACGAAAGCCAAAGGTGGTCTGGAGGCTCTGCTGATCCTCGAAACTCGACAGAGAGCCAAGAGATCTTCTCCACAGAAGATGCGAAAAGCATCTCTGATGCCTCACTCTGGACTGATATCCTGAGTGTATCAATTCCCGAGGACTTGTGTAAATCGTCATCTGTTCCAGAGGAGGAAATGGACTCGGAAGGCAGAGTAACGGGTAATAGTCCGAAGCAGAGGCTGCTGACGGGATCGAGTGGCTTGACTGCAGCAGTGACCAAGCCGGCTCCCGGGTCACCGTCTGAAATGATCGTGGGTGATGAAACCATTCAAACAGCGGACTGCGAACCTGGCCATGACACAA gtCACGCGGCATCCAGAATGGAGGCGAAAGCCGGTTGTCGTCCACGTGAGCGGGCACTGCAGAGCACTGCGTGTTTATCGAATGCCATGTCTGGGGTGTCACGGAACCGTGAGGCCAAATTGTCTGGAGTTGTGAGAACGGGGAAAGGTGTTGGAGGGAGTGGGAGGGGCAGACTGTCATTAGGAGCGGTGGGGCGCCAACTGCTTCTCGACAGGATCCGAACAAGGTACCACACGAATGCGGTATACTATAGTGCGTTATTACGGGACAAGTACAACAGCACGATCTCGAAACTTCCATTTTTTACCGTCAGCCTTCTGCATCAACTGGCGGACGATTTCGAAATCGACACAAGCGCGCTTCTTAACCAGAATGTGGAAAATGCTGGTGCTCCGGGAGGATACGTCAGATCAGCCTGCAAAAGTCGGGGAGTGGATCGGACGAGAAGAACCTCAGTACCGGTTGCTGCAAGTGCAGCGATTCGAGAAACGGAGTCCTCAGACCAGGAACGTGCCGCAAGGCGAAAGACAACAAGAGTGAAGCGCAAGAGTGGGAGGAATCTGCAACAGACGAAAGGTACCTGTCTCGCTGGATTGAGAGGTTGCAGTGTCGCGGAGATGGATCAGGGGCTGGAGCGTTTCGCTGGCATGAGTGGAAGTACGGGAAACGCGACATCGGGTTTATGTACGCCTACTGCTCGAAACAGAAGTACAGAAGATGCATTCGAGGCCACTGCATCAGGCGTCGAGATGCTAGGGAGAAAGGTGTTCAACAGCTCGCGAGACACGGATTCCATCTCTGCGTGGCTTCTCTCAACGACTTCTACAAGTAAAG AGTCCCAAACAGCGTCTTCAGAGGAGGGCGGTGAGCTCTGCAGGTCAGCCGTGTGCACTCCGGGCACGGGCTCGACAGAAAGTGTGCCGAGCAGCCCTCTGCGATCAAACTCGGGAGCTAATTGCGCAAGTACTGCGGATATTGGTTTGGGTAAGAGTAGTGAGGCGGAGATTGATTGTGGCGAGAAGCAacctgaagagagaagggcgTTCTCGCGCATATGTTTGGAGCAGAACTCGAGCGTTAATGCAAATCGCGCGTCGTGGCCAGCCTTGATTGAGGACGTAGAGAGTGTATGCAAGGGAGTTGTGTCAAGCGTCTCGGGTACGGCCACAAACAGGAAGGGCGCTGGCACGTCTGCTGTGTTTCCGTCGAATGGGCAGTGCCTGAAAAGGTCCTGTCGACCGGATATTGAAGCAATAGAAGCATTGCTTGACACGGCACGACGAGGAGAGCCAAGCGTCAGCTTGGAGAGTTTCAAGTCCCGTTTGCTTCGTGCGGGCTTGTCCCTCCCTGGCTCGGAGCACGCCTCGAAAAAGAGCAAGATTCTTCAGGCGACTGCATCTGAAAGTACCACAATCCCGTCCTCGCCAACGACATCTACAACCGCCGCCGTTGAACTCCTAACGGCTGCAGAGCTATGGTcgacaacgcatgcaagggCTCGTTTAATGGAGCGCAAAGGAATCATCAACAAGGAGTTGAGCGCTGCGGCGGGGTTTGGTGGTGGAGCTTCAACAACAAGGGGGATCTCAAGAGCGGGCATAGTCTCGGGCTTGGCATATG GCAAAGGCAACTGTTGGACGGGAGAGGACGACGGGGACGACGACACGCCTTCGGATGAACGATGCAGAATGCTGGCTGCGCTGTCTAGACACGGGGGCGATCCAGAACTGCAAAGTGTCCGTTTCCCCTCGTTGGCGTCGGCATTCCCCGCTGCAGCAGCCACAGGTTTGAGGGACAGTGACGTGAATGAGCACGTCAGACGTACTATTGGACACTCTGGATCTAATGCCGGTGGATGCGTAGGCGTCACCAGTTTCCGAGTGCGACCTCGGCGAACGACATATAGCCAGTTCAGCACAAATCACGCGCTTTGTTGGCAGGCCATCGATCCACGCATGCGAGACGCATCAGACGTTTTGGCAGTCACTGTTGGCGACATTGCAAGCTTTCTCCGAACGCAACGAATGCGGCGGTGCGGCGGACGTAGCGCCGTACTGGGTGGGACGTCAAGCGGCCGGTTACAGGGGAAGAGACGGCACGGGAAGTTTGAAGATTTCTCGTCGATGTTGCAGAGTCAGAGAGACTTGATGCCTTTGCGGGAACGCGGAAATGAAGTGACAGAGGATTTAGGAAACCAGGATGTTTCTGGAAAGGTCTTTCTGTACCAGCCGCCTTTCGAACGATATCAGCAGAACAACCGTAGCGCGGCGGTGCTGAAGGACGTGCCCGGCGACCGCGTTGAATCGGCGAACGGACGTGCGGGTCGGGAGACCAAATGCTTCGAAAAG AAACTGGATTTGGCTGACTCACGAGACGATGCCAAGAGTACCCGTCCCTGGCGGTCAAACGGACCGTCATGGCAGGCCGTCAGCGTAGGGATTCGAGCGTTTCTTGATGCAGAGTTGCTTTCCAGGAAGGACTGCGATAGCGTTGGCGTATTACTTGCCGATACCCGTGTGCGGACGCGATGTAGTGGGGATAGAGCAGGGCGGTCAGAACCCAGCAGGCAGCTGGCGGGGATCGTGGAGCCACTTTCTCgggcagacagaaaaggcgTTGTGGCAGAGAACTCGGATTTGAAGAATGTTAGCCCTTGTTCAGAGACCACGTGGGTATCCCAGCGAGTACGCGGTGGACATGCGCATGTGGAAGGAGGCAGTATGGTGCCGCAACGCGTTGAACCTGTTGCAGAATGTGGACGCGAACGTGACAGTAGTGTGTATCAGAGTGGAGGTAGTGAAGGCGGCGCTACTGTCACTGTGTACCCCGGAGAAGATGGAAACGTTTCTTCACCAGGAGATCGTTTGTGGGCGCCGGCTGTTGAAGCGACCTGCGGGGAGCACATCCCAGACAACGCAGATGTTAAGAGCATCGTGGACGGATCAACAGACAGGGCGGAATGCTCCAGCAGTGTCGTGTTCATGAAACTAGATCATGATTCGAATGACGAAACGAGTGCTGGATCTCCAGTGCCCGAGAGTGCCGCTGGCAACAACGATGATGGTGTAGGTGCGCTAATAAGGGAAAGTCCGACGGAGGCaagcggcgacggcgagatGCAGAAGGCCGGTGAAGACGACGGGAATTCGAATGGCGTTTGCGTCAAAGATGTGGACATTGCTTCTTGA
- a CDS encoding hypothetical protein (encoded by transcript TGME49_297350~Signal peptide predicted by SignalP 2.0 HMM (probability 0.867) with cleavage site probability 0.443 at residue 19) — protein sequence MHTIVVFTLSVIWVLRARSAVGNEAGIWRALTEGTRAAVLLSVPEDQAEPSDAAVPHRTEVSEDNYKPPVPLPEKQQSVIHRIHCCREPHCCDVEKMVVESKLSHCKPQRSSAVHRPSTQEKRANVSYEAAAETRRPPLLWLSHRQKLSPVWLRRYVTIRSVHHISMRVDHYCFHQEVIALEHELGQVEKVNAHIEKDEADFNEELLKRRENEADEAEADLSNLKAERHTIAEAIDKNVKEIDEEEKRADLEVELARMRAEGSVGKNAEEEIQNKLEALERESKIAAEEAAKEELRQRVSEMSAHANENVKRGRNILKAADESTRAFPTRHPNIAAAEQASLDSIHDAETADTIAQHDVEVEEEQQETLSSATTEAPAEREQNFEEAPEGEFPTLSTSTVSVMDGSLHGQVRCFLVCTQIRHFPCLYKCRPAVTASAPPA from the exons ATGCACACCATTGTAGTTTTTACGTTGTCAGTTATCTGGGTTCTGCGTGCCAGGAGCGCCGTGGGGAACGAAGCAGGGATTTGGAGGGCACTTACGGAGGGCACAAGAGCGGCCGTGCTACTCTCAGTACCCGAAGACCAGGCAGAACCATCAGATGCGGCAGTACCTCACAGAACAGAAGTATCTGAAGACAATTACAAGCCGCCAGTTCCCTTgccagagaagcagcaaagcGTGATACACCGCATTCACTGCTGCCGTGAACCACACTGCTGTGACGTGGAAAAAATGGTAGTCGAAAGCAAG CTAAGTCACTGCAAGCCGCAGCGATCGTCAGCGGTGCACAGGCCGAGTACGCAAGAAAAGCGAGCGAACGTCAGCTACGAAGCAgccgcagagacgaggaggccgCCGCTACTTTGGCTGTCGCACAGGCAGAAGCTGAGTCCCGTGTGGCTGAGGCGGTACGTGACGATAAGAAGCGTACATCACATTTCGATGAGAGTCGATCACTACTGCTTCCATCAGGAGGTTATCGCGCTGGAGCACGAGCTGGGACAGGTGGAAAAAGTGAATGCGCACATTGAAAAAGATGAAGCAGACTTCAATGAAGAGCTGCtaaagaggagggagaacgaAGCCGATGAGGCTGAAGCTGACCTCAGCAATCTGAAGGCCGAGCGGCATACGATCGCGGAAGCGATCGATAAAAACGTGAAAGAaatcgacgaagaggagaaacgggcTGACCTGGAAGTGGAATTAGCCCGAATGCGCGCGGAGGGTTCGGTGGGTAAAAACGCTGAAGAGGAAATTCAGAATAAATTGGAAGCACTTGAGCGGGAATCGAAGATTGctgcggaagaagcagcCAAGGAGGAACTCAGACAGAGAGTGTCCGAAATGAGCGCACATGCGAACGAAAACGTGAAACGTGGCAGAAACATTCTAAAAGCAGCGGACGAATCCACGAGGGCATTTCCAACTCGACACCCAAACATCGCTGCTGCTGAGCAGGCATCTTTAGACAGCATTCACGATGCCGAAACGGCAGATACAATCGCGCAGCACGACGTGGAAGTagaagaggagcagcaggAAACGCTATCCTCAGCAACCACCGAAGCTCCAGCAGAACGCGAACAAAACTTTGAAGAAGCACCAGAGGGCGAGTTCCCCACCCTCAGCACGAGTACCGTTTCAGTAATGGACGGCAGCCTCCACGGACAGGTTCGTTGTTTCCTCGTATGTACACAAATAAGGCATTTTCCATGTCTATATAAATGCAGGCCAGCCGTAACAGCTTCAGCACCACCGGCCTAG